A single genomic interval of Lentimicrobium saccharophilum harbors:
- a CDS encoding ABC transporter permease: MTLLLNYLKSALRNIARLRVHAIVNITGLTIGFAGFIIIMLYVSDEMAYDRYHTHADEIVRVLSTSDFEGVAERSVSCPAPLGPAILLEYPHLIAGMTRIYNDWSTEYYIEYENSGFREKRFFFVDSTFNDVFDLHFLEGNPGDALSKPFTALITKTTAERYFGNEDPLGKTIKFEGRINITITGVIADTPPHSHFSYDFLASMSTLRVLWGGKMPETWVYNPFWTYLRLHDKSKAPLLAAQLPAFTRKYFYDAEKDHITLSLQPLTDIHLRSDLDYEIEPNGKISYVRILVIVAVFILIIAVINYINLSTAFAIRRSRETAIRKVAGASRQQLIVQHLGESLLLTFIALVLSLAVIEAILPFFNRFAGKEISSSVIYTAGFLPKVLLLWLCTGLLSGLYPAIFQSGFKTLQVLKGRSTRNSSGFARKALVVTQFTLSITLITSSMMAFDQISYLREAELGFRKDNIIMVPVMRSPVAGKYETFRNELSSRPGIAGVTAVDYIIGTDHNNHEFRPEGYPQNKWQFYPALVVRDDFCKVFDIELVAGRDYIKGSKTDPMEAILINEAMVKHLGWKSNEEALGKRFHSRVGKEKVTGVFRNFNASSLHSKAGPLVLNVKEEPWEVNAFTNFIAVRAAKGQSREALESIRKMWELYAPGRPFSYTFLSNELDKLYNEEEYLSQVSAVLAVLTILIAAIGLFGLVSFMATQKINEIGIRKVLGASTSDLVMLLTSGYIKLVGISIIIAWPLSYFVIDRWFDHFAYRADMKWGYFFLAGVLSLLLTAAITGIKAWRSSEINPAITLKYE, encoded by the coding sequence ATGACATTGCTGTTAAACTATCTTAAATCTGCATTGAGGAATATTGCCCGGCTCAGGGTTCATGCCATTGTTAACATTACCGGCCTGACGATCGGGTTCGCGGGATTTATCATAATAATGCTTTATGTCAGCGATGAAATGGCCTATGACAGATACCACACCCATGCGGATGAAATCGTCAGGGTGCTGAGTACTTCCGATTTCGAAGGGGTTGCTGAGCGGTCGGTAAGCTGCCCAGCGCCGCTGGGTCCTGCAATTCTTCTGGAGTATCCCCACCTGATCGCCGGTATGACCCGGATATACAATGACTGGTCAACAGAATACTATATCGAATATGAAAATTCCGGCTTCAGGGAAAAGCGGTTCTTTTTTGTCGACTCCACATTCAACGATGTATTTGATCTGCATTTTTTGGAGGGTAATCCAGGCGACGCCCTTAGCAAGCCATTTACAGCGCTTATTACAAAAACAACTGCTGAAAGATATTTCGGCAATGAAGATCCGCTTGGTAAAACGATAAAGTTCGAGGGGCGCATTAATATTACGATAACAGGAGTTATTGCGGATACCCCGCCGCATTCTCATTTTAGTTATGACTTTCTGGCATCCATGTCGACCCTGAGGGTGCTTTGGGGCGGGAAAATGCCCGAAACCTGGGTTTACAATCCATTCTGGACTTACCTGAGGCTGCATGACAAAAGTAAGGCACCCCTGCTCGCAGCGCAATTGCCTGCTTTTACCAGAAAATATTTTTATGACGCAGAAAAAGATCATATTACTTTATCGTTACAACCGCTTACAGATATTCATTTACGCTCAGATCTGGACTATGAGATTGAGCCAAACGGGAAAATCAGTTATGTTAGGATATTGGTGATTGTGGCAGTATTTATCCTGATCATTGCGGTAATCAATTATATTAACCTTTCGACCGCTTTTGCCATCCGGCGTTCGCGCGAGACAGCCATCCGCAAGGTAGCCGGGGCTTCGAGACAACAACTGATCGTTCAGCACCTGGGCGAATCCCTTTTACTGACTTTTATCGCGCTTGTTCTGTCTTTGGCTGTAATTGAGGCAATCCTGCCATTTTTCAACCGGTTTGCCGGAAAAGAAATCAGTTCATCAGTGATTTACACCGCCGGCTTTCTCCCGAAGGTACTTTTATTATGGCTTTGTACCGGCTTGCTTTCAGGTTTATATCCGGCCATTTTCCAATCCGGTTTCAAAACCCTTCAGGTGTTAAAAGGACGTTCAACCCGGAACAGCAGTGGATTTGCGCGCAAAGCCCTTGTGGTAACTCAATTTACACTTTCAATCACGCTGATAACTTCAAGCATGATGGCCTTCGATCAGATTTCCTACCTAAGGGAAGCAGAGCTGGGGTTCAGAAAGGATAACATCATTATGGTTCCGGTGATGCGTTCACCCGTGGCAGGCAAGTACGAGACATTCCGCAATGAACTCTCTTCCAGACCAGGGATAGCAGGGGTGACAGCCGTGGATTACATAATCGGAACTGACCATAATAACCACGAGTTCAGACCGGAAGGCTATCCACAGAATAAATGGCAGTTTTACCCTGCTTTGGTTGTCCGGGATGATTTCTGTAAAGTTTTTGACATAGAACTGGTTGCCGGCAGGGACTATATTAAGGGAAGTAAAACTGACCCGATGGAAGCCATCCTGATCAATGAAGCTATGGTAAAACACCTCGGGTGGAAATCGAATGAAGAGGCTTTGGGCAAACGTTTTCACAGCCGCGTCGGCAAAGAAAAGGTAACCGGCGTTTTCCGCAACTTCAACGCCAGTTCACTTCATTCCAAAGCCGGCCCCCTGGTGCTCAACGTAAAGGAAGAACCCTGGGAGGTCAATGCATTTACAAACTTCATTGCGGTGCGTGCAGCGAAGGGGCAAAGCCGGGAAGCGCTTGAGAGTATAAGAAAAATGTGGGAATTGTATGCACCGGGTCGCCCATTCAGCTATACATTCCTGAGTAATGAGCTTGACAAGTTGTATAACGAAGAGGAATACCTGAGCCAGGTTTCAGCTGTTCTGGCGGTTCTTACCATCCTGATTGCTGCAATCGGGCTTTTCGGACTGGTGTCGTTCATGGCTACCCAGAAAATAAATGAGATCGGAATCAGGAAAGTGCTCGGAGCTTCAACATCAGACCTTGTTATGCTGCTGACTTCAGGTTACATCAAACTTGTAGGGATAAGTATTATAATTGCCTGGCCTTTGTCGTATTTTGTCATTGACAGGTGGTTTGATCATTTTGCCTACCGTGCAGACATGAAATGGGGATACTTTTTCCTGGCCGGAGTCCTGTCACTGTTGCTTACCGCTGCCATCACCGGAATCAAGGCCTGGAGATCATCAGAAATAAATCCGGCAATAACCCTTAAATATGAGTAA
- a CDS encoding tetratricopeptide repeat protein: MNYREIEDWYNNVCKLLGQQRVLDALDKIAAIAVQKGNTGHLARMDELRFTYGNMLSYTVKGIADPQRELIYNRLLVSVYELADNLRMDLISRTSLRTIGMKHELEREMRRSSEDMAESLLGLSFDHELEEMLRSTVLFDDETESETAVQHRNAIIRAFQLLWLTHKLTEDDAVRVLMIFDSTSIPWYEKSMLVSALTLGMLRCFDYRKLELLIRLYDEEDCRISQRALVGLIITISIYKNRILLYPAIMERLFLLRGNERFATEAESVMIQLIRSKDTEKITRRFREEIIPDVIKFNEDLSEKLNLDKLMSPEEFQDKNPDWEKYFDNQPGLVRKLEELTNMQMEGADVFLGAFAMLKSFPFFSELPNWFMPFYKEHYAIVNALKGEDEPFKNILAGGIERSVFMCNSDKFSFILNIANMPDAQKGLIGQMFSAEAEQYEELLSEEVNDSSLRSKRVVIQYIQDLYRFFRLHPLRNEIGDIFSLPLEFHLTSIFDLLIDDTARLKAVTSFYFDNDHYDEALRIYQLLEKKGESYAELFEKSGYCCQQKGNYQDAIDCYRKADLFDTNRIWLLGKIAQCHLKLSDTRAALETYLELDGLETDNLKTAAAIGTCYLNLNEPGKALDYFYRIEFADQGSARAMRPVAWCLLVLGRTDEAAPYYQQLLALEPNAYDYINAGHLAFCRGDKQQAAEYYISSIRKRDGDLRSFLKGFFADSNVLIRNGVDKDELPLMVDYIRFSAGSE; encoded by the coding sequence ATGAATTACCGGGAAATAGAAGATTGGTACAATAACGTCTGCAAATTGCTCGGACAGCAAAGAGTGCTTGATGCCCTGGATAAAATTGCTGCGATTGCTGTGCAAAAGGGCAATACAGGCCATCTTGCAAGAATGGATGAACTGCGGTTCACCTATGGCAATATGCTGAGCTATACGGTGAAAGGGATAGCTGATCCGCAAAGAGAGCTGATATATAACCGCTTGCTGGTTTCGGTTTATGAACTGGCAGATAATCTGAGGATGGATCTGATCTCAAGAACATCATTGAGGACTATTGGCATGAAGCATGAACTGGAGCGTGAGATGCGCCGGTCGAGTGAAGATATGGCTGAGAGCCTGCTGGGGCTTTCGTTCGACCATGAATTGGAAGAGATGTTGCGGAGCACAGTGTTGTTTGATGATGAAACCGAAAGTGAAACAGCCGTTCAGCACCGGAATGCCATCATCAGGGCATTTCAGTTGCTCTGGCTTACCCATAAGCTGACAGAGGACGATGCTGTCAGGGTGTTAATGATTTTTGACAGTACATCCATCCCATGGTATGAGAAATCGATGCTGGTAAGCGCCCTGACCCTGGGCATGCTGCGGTGTTTTGATTACCGTAAGCTGGAACTGCTTATCCGGCTTTATGATGAGGAGGATTGCAGAATCTCGCAGCGGGCACTTGTCGGATTAATCATTACCATCAGTATATACAAGAACCGTATACTTCTTTATCCTGCCATAATGGAGCGGCTTTTCCTGCTCCGGGGAAATGAACGGTTTGCAACTGAGGCTGAATCGGTGATGATTCAGCTGATCCGCTCGAAGGATACTGAAAAAATTACCAGGAGGTTCCGGGAGGAAATAATTCCTGATGTAATAAAATTTAACGAGGATCTCAGCGAAAAACTCAACCTTGATAAACTGATGTCGCCCGAGGAGTTTCAGGATAAGAACCCTGATTGGGAAAAGTATTTCGACAATCAGCCCGGGCTTGTGCGGAAACTGGAAGAACTGACCAATATGCAGATGGAGGGTGCCGATGTTTTCCTTGGTGCTTTTGCCATGCTTAAATCATTCCCGTTCTTTTCGGAGCTTCCCAACTGGTTTATGCCTTTTTATAAGGAACATTATGCTATCGTGAATGCCCTGAAAGGTGAAGATGAGCCATTTAAAAATATCCTGGCCGGAGGCATAGAAAGATCTGTTTTCATGTGCAATTCGGATAAGTTCTCATTTATCCTGAATATAGCCAATATGCCTGATGCTCAGAAGGGTTTGATCGGGCAGATGTTTTCGGCGGAAGCCGAACAGTATGAGGAATTGCTGAGTGAAGAGGTAAATGATTCTTCACTTCGCAGTAAACGTGTTGTGATTCAGTATATTCAGGATCTTTACCGTTTTTTCAGGCTCCATCCGCTCAGGAACGAGATAGGCGATATCTTTTCCCTTCCGCTTGAATTTCATCTTACTTCGATTTTTGATCTCCTGATTGATGATACGGCCAGACTAAAGGCCGTTACATCGTTTTATTTTGACAATGATCATTATGATGAGGCGCTCAGGATTTACCAACTGCTTGAGAAGAAAGGTGAAAGCTATGCAGAATTATTTGAGAAATCTGGGTATTGCTGTCAGCAAAAGGGAAACTATCAGGATGCCATTGACTGTTACCGCAAGGCCGATCTTTTTGATACAAACCGTATCTGGTTGCTGGGAAAGATCGCGCAATGTCATCTGAAATTGTCTGACACACGGGCAGCGCTTGAAACTTATCTGGAACTCGACGGCCTCGAAACTGATAATCTGAAAACGGCTGCAGCCATCGGTACCTGTTATCTCAATCTGAACGAACCGGGAAAAGCACTTGATTACTTCTACCGGATTGAATTTGCCGACCAGGGTTCCGCGCGTGCCATGCGTCCGGTGGCCTGGTGCCTGCTGGTGCTGGGCAGGACTGATGAAGCCGCTCCCTATTATCAGCAGTTGCTGGCCCTTGAACCGAATGCCTATGATTACATAAATGCGGGACATCTGGCTTTTTGCAGGGGCGACAAGCAACAAGCCGCTGAATATTATATCAGCAGCATCAGGAAACGTGACGGCGATCTCCGTTCTTTTCTGAAAGGATTTTTTGCCGACAGTAATGTGCTTATCCGGAATGGGGTAGATAAGGATGAACTACCATTAATGGTGGATTACATACGTTTCAGTGCGGGATCAGAATAA
- a CDS encoding glycoside hydrolase family 3 C-terminal domain-containing protein has product MTRILTAAILLSLFSVKAPGQIYKNPDAPVPLRVNDLLSRMTPEEKFWQLFMLVEDWNPDKSRYKDGAFGFEGGVANDAANTAGQMIETASGERASEMVRLINKAQRHFVENTRLGIPIIPFDEALHGLVRPGATVFPQSIGLAASFDTSLMHRVAACIAEESRSRGIRQVLSPVINIAGDVRWGRVEETYGEDPFLSSLMGIAFISEFEKRNIIATPKHFISNYGAGGRDSYPVHYNERYLREIELPPFEAAFKKAGARSVMTAYNSLDGSPCTANNWLLNTLLKKEWGFRGFVISDAGATGGANVLHFTAADYRGSAEKSISNGLDVIFQTAFEHYPLFIEAFRSGEIAPAVIDSAVARVLRAKFELGLFDHPYADPVEAGKINGAPEHREVSIEAARKSMVLLKNRQQLLPLGEGVKKIAVIGPDAVEARTGGYSGPGNNKISILEGIRQIAPAGALVQYARGSERELEQYNTIPASNLSTKYDGKMNEGLTGHYFTGIDFSGEPLFSRIDKEINFRWTLFPPDPALPDNGFYAVIWEGKIRGPANGRIQLGIDGNDGYRIFIDKKLLIDKSIYNGKNTTLADFDFIEGKEYDIRIEYAEPAGNAWFRLVWTYGIPDHYARQMQEAVDLAQQSDIVVFAAGIEEGEFRDRALLGLPGNQEELLLRLAETGKPVIVVLTGGSAITMQHWIDKAGAILYAWYPGEAGGIAVAEVLFGKYNPAGRLPITFPLHEGQLPLVYNHKPTGRGDDYLNLTGQPLFPFGFGLSYSQFSYKNLVISPLTEERHFRATFTLTNTGTIAGEEVVQLYIRDRLASVARPVMELKGFSRLHLAQGESRQVEFTITPEMLQMLDINLKPVIEPGDFNIMIGASSKDIRLKEVLSIE; this is encoded by the coding sequence ATGACAAGAATTCTCACAGCTGCCATTTTGCTTTCATTGTTTAGTGTGAAAGCTCCGGGCCAGATTTATAAAAACCCGGATGCTCCGGTTCCTTTAAGGGTAAACGATCTGTTGAGCCGCATGACCCCTGAAGAGAAATTCTGGCAGCTTTTCATGCTGGTTGAAGATTGGAATCCTGACAAAAGCAGGTATAAGGACGGGGCATTCGGATTCGAAGGAGGGGTTGCCAACGATGCTGCCAACACTGCCGGTCAGATGATTGAGACAGCAAGCGGTGAAAGGGCTTCCGAAATGGTCAGGCTGATCAATAAAGCGCAGAGGCACTTTGTTGAAAACACCCGTCTGGGCATCCCGATCATCCCGTTTGATGAAGCCCTTCATGGCCTTGTCCGGCCAGGGGCAACGGTTTTTCCTCAGTCAATAGGGCTGGCTGCAAGTTTCGACACCTCCCTGATGCACCGCGTTGCAGCCTGTATCGCGGAAGAGAGCAGGAGCAGGGGAATCAGGCAAGTGCTGTCACCGGTTATTAATATTGCCGGCGATGTACGTTGGGGCAGGGTTGAAGAAACTTACGGGGAAGATCCCTTTTTATCTTCATTGATGGGAATTGCCTTTATCTCTGAATTTGAAAAGCGAAACATCATCGCCACACCCAAACATTTCATTTCCAATTACGGGGCAGGAGGCCGCGACAGTTATCCGGTTCATTATAATGAACGGTACCTGCGGGAAATTGAACTGCCGCCCTTTGAAGCCGCATTTAAAAAGGCCGGTGCAAGATCCGTCATGACTGCTTACAATTCCCTCGATGGCAGCCCGTGCACTGCCAACAACTGGCTGCTCAACACCCTGTTGAAAAAGGAATGGGGCTTCCGGGGATTTGTAATTTCTGACGCCGGGGCCACCGGAGGAGCCAATGTATTGCATTTTACGGCCGCAGATTACCGGGGATCGGCAGAAAAATCGATCAGTAACGGGTTGGATGTTATCTTTCAGACTGCATTCGAACATTATCCGCTTTTTATTGAAGCCTTCCGGTCAGGAGAAATAGCCCCGGCAGTAATCGACAGCGCGGTAGCCCGGGTGCTTCGCGCCAAATTTGAGCTCGGGCTCTTTGACCACCCTTATGCTGACCCCGTTGAAGCCGGAAAAATAAACGGCGCACCCGAACACAGGGAGGTATCGATAGAAGCAGCAAGAAAATCTATGGTCTTGCTAAAAAACCGGCAACAACTCCTCCCGCTCGGAGAAGGCGTTAAAAAGATTGCTGTAATCGGCCCTGACGCCGTTGAAGCCCGGACCGGAGGCTACAGCGGGCCGGGAAATAACAAAATCTCCATACTGGAAGGAATCAGGCAAATCGCCCCTGCAGGTGCCTTGGTTCAGTATGCACGGGGAAGCGAAAGGGAACTGGAGCAATATAATACCATTCCGGCCAGCAATCTTTCGACAAAATATGACGGGAAGATGAACGAGGGGCTCACCGGCCATTATTTTACCGGTATTGATTTCTCAGGGGAGCCTCTCTTCAGCAGGATTGACAAAGAAATAAACTTCAGGTGGACACTTTTTCCGCCGGATCCCGCTTTGCCCGACAACGGATTTTATGCCGTCATCTGGGAAGGAAAAATCAGGGGACCGGCAAACGGAAGAATTCAGTTAGGTATCGATGGAAATGACGGTTACCGGATTTTTATTGACAAAAAGTTGTTGATTGACAAAAGTATATACAATGGAAAAAACACTACGCTGGCAGACTTTGACTTTATTGAAGGAAAAGAATACGATATCCGCATCGAGTATGCTGAGCCTGCCGGCAATGCCTGGTTCAGGCTGGTATGGACATACGGCATTCCTGACCATTATGCCCGGCAAATGCAGGAAGCTGTCGATCTTGCCCAACAAAGTGACATTGTTGTTTTTGCAGCCGGAATAGAAGAAGGAGAATTCCGTGACCGGGCATTACTTGGTCTTCCCGGAAATCAGGAGGAGTTGTTGCTCCGGCTGGCAGAAACAGGAAAACCCGTCATCGTTGTGCTGACGGGCGGCAGCGCGATCACCATGCAGCACTGGATTGATAAAGCCGGCGCTATTCTTTATGCCTGGTATCCGGGAGAAGCAGGAGGAATCGCAGTTGCGGAAGTATTGTTTGGGAAATACAATCCTGCAGGAAGGTTACCCATCACATTCCCCCTACATGAGGGCCAGTTGCCACTGGTATATAATCACAAGCCGACAGGCCGGGGCGACGATTACCTTAACCTGACCGGTCAGCCGCTTTTTCCTTTCGGATTTGGACTCAGTTATTCGCAGTTCTCCTATAAAAACCTTGTAATCTCTCCCTTAACCGAAGAAAGGCATTTCCGCGCAACATTTACCCTTACAAATACGGGGACTATCGCCGGCGAAGAAGTGGTACAATTATATATCCGTGACAGGCTTGCCTCCGTTGCCAGACCTGTAATGGAGCTGAAAGGGTTCAGCCGCCTTCACCTGGCTCAGGGAGAATCGCGGCAGGTCGAATTTACCATCACTCCTGAAATGCTTCAGATGCTTGATATCAATTTGAAACCTGTGATCGAACCCGGAGATTTCAACATAATGATAGGAGCATCCTCAAAGGATATCAGATTAAAGGAAGTACTCAGCATAGAATAA
- a CDS encoding sodium:solute symporter family protein, producing the protein MATIDLLIFIVYMLGMLGVGYYFHIRNTGVEDYYVGGRGMGKWHIGLSVVATDVGGGFSIGLGGLGFLIGISGSWMLFTGLLGAWISGIFLIPKIKRLSDKHRFFTFPEVFLHFFGSRAALLAGLISGIGYLGFTSSQLLAGAKLASAAFISLDLTTALVVMGFVAVGYTVMGGIKAVIYTDTVQWILLMSGLIFLAIPMAWVAVGGWENISASLPPEFFSFTNLTWQQFLNWMVTILPIWFVGMTLYQRIYASKSATEARKAWYIAGLFEWPVMAFMGVGLGLLSRVAFQDGMFAPLGFSPEGQIDAEMGLPLLLRTIMPAGLLGLMLSAYFSAILSTADSCLMASSSNLLHDLIQRLFPYAISQKSAMKWSKLLTLLLGIIAVFIALNLSEVLSLMLYSYAFMVSGLLVPLIAAVFAGQRSETAAILSMFAGGGTTLGLIISGAELPFGLDANVFGITASLFTFLICIYISGSANKLIKNENTHRN; encoded by the coding sequence ATGGCGACAATTGATTTACTGATTTTTATCGTGTATATGCTTGGGATGCTGGGTGTGGGATATTATTTCCATATCCGCAATACCGGAGTTGAGGATTATTATGTTGGTGGCCGTGGAATGGGGAAATGGCACATTGGCCTTTCGGTGGTTGCAACGGATGTAGGAGGTGGTTTTTCAATCGGGCTGGGCGGCCTGGGCTTTTTGATCGGTATTTCCGGATCCTGGATGCTGTTTACCGGCTTACTGGGCGCCTGGATCAGCGGGATATTCTTGATTCCGAAGATTAAAAGATTATCCGACAAACACCGGTTTTTTACTTTTCCAGAAGTTTTTCTGCATTTTTTCGGATCCAGGGCTGCGCTCCTGGCAGGCCTGATTTCCGGTATAGGCTATCTGGGATTTACCAGTTCCCAGCTTCTGGCAGGGGCAAAGCTTGCATCGGCAGCATTCATCAGCCTCGACCTGACCACTGCATTGGTGGTTATGGGATTTGTGGCAGTAGGTTATACGGTGATGGGAGGGATAAAGGCAGTGATCTACACCGACACCGTTCAATGGATTTTATTGATGTCCGGGCTTATTTTTCTGGCAATTCCGATGGCCTGGGTTGCGGTGGGAGGATGGGAGAATATTTCAGCTTCACTACCTCCCGAGTTCTTCTCTTTCACCAATCTCACCTGGCAACAGTTTCTGAACTGGATGGTAACCATACTCCCGATCTGGTTCGTAGGGATGACGCTCTATCAGCGGATTTATGCCAGCAAGTCAGCAACAGAAGCCAGAAAGGCATGGTACATTGCCGGTTTATTTGAATGGCCTGTCATGGCATTTATGGGTGTGGGGCTGGGGCTGCTTTCCAGGGTGGCGTTTCAGGATGGGATGTTTGCGCCGCTGGGGTTTTCACCTGAAGGCCAGATTGACGCTGAAATGGGCTTGCCACTGCTCTTACGTACCATTATGCCCGCCGGATTGCTGGGATTGATGTTGTCGGCTTATTTTTCCGCCATCCTTTCCACGGCCGACAGTTGCCTGATGGCATCTTCCTCAAATCTGCTTCACGATCTGATTCAGAGGCTTTTTCCTTATGCCATTAGCCAAAAGTCAGCGATGAAATGGTCGAAACTGCTGACACTGTTGCTGGGAATCATTGCAGTTTTCATTGCCCTGAATCTATCGGAAGTTTTGTCCCTGATGCTGTATTCCTATGCTTTTATGGTAAGCGGTTTGCTGGTTCCGCTGATCGCTGCCGTATTTGCGGGTCAGCGCAGCGAAACAGCAGCAATACTCTCGATGTTCGCCGGTGGCGGGACCACCCTTGGACTGATCATTTCAGGTGCTGAGCTCCCGTTCGGTCTTGATGCCAATGTATTTGGAATTACGGCATCATTATTTACTTTCCTGATCTGCATTTACATATCCGGATCTGCAAACAAACTGATAAAGAATGAGAACACCCACAGAAATTGA
- the alr gene encoding alanine racemase, which translates to MRTPTEIEISLNALEHNIRFIKRLVKKNVRISSVVKGNAYGHGIEQYVPAAESFGIDHFSVFSVDEACRVMKVKQPGSAIMIMGWIPKDQLSWVIRNEIECWIFDLERLRLCIKEAMKQKKKARIHIEFETGMNRMGLNAADAAKAISLIRSKPETLDLVGLCTHLAGAESIANHVRIHRQIKQFKRLASLFEQNGLRPSVLHAASSAATITYPAFRFNMVRIGILQYGYWPSLETLIQYIGRRKDKKDPLHRIIRWKSSIMALKDVKQGEFISYGTTFQASAHKKIAVIPAGYAHGYSRSLSNSGSVLIREQRLPIIGMINMNMLIADVTAIPDVSTGDEVILIGDQGELSISVASFSELSNQLNYELLSRLPAGISRRVVQ; encoded by the coding sequence ATGAGAACACCCACAGAAATTGAAATCAGCCTGAATGCATTGGAACACAATATCCGCTTTATAAAGCGGCTGGTTAAGAAAAATGTAAGAATTTCATCGGTAGTTAAAGGTAACGCATATGGTCATGGAATCGAACAATACGTCCCTGCTGCTGAGAGTTTTGGGATTGATCACTTTTCGGTTTTCAGTGTGGATGAAGCCTGCCGGGTGATGAAGGTAAAACAGCCCGGATCAGCCATTATGATTATGGGTTGGATTCCGAAGGATCAACTTTCATGGGTCATCAGAAATGAGATTGAATGCTGGATATTTGATCTGGAAAGGCTGCGGTTATGTATAAAAGAAGCCATGAAACAAAAGAAGAAGGCGCGCATACATATTGAGTTTGAAACCGGCATGAACCGGATGGGTTTAAATGCTGCCGATGCCGCAAAGGCAATCAGCCTGATCAGGTCAAAACCTGAGACACTTGATCTTGTCGGACTTTGTACCCATCTGGCCGGAGCCGAAAGCATCGCCAATCATGTCAGGATTCACCGCCAGATCAAACAGTTTAAACGCCTTGCCTCACTCTTTGAGCAGAACGGCCTCCGGCCATCTGTGCTACATGCAGCCAGTTCAGCAGCAACAATTACTTATCCTGCTTTCCGTTTCAATATGGTTCGCATAGGCATACTTCAGTATGGTTACTGGCCGAGCCTGGAAACACTGATTCAATATATAGGGCGCAGAAAAGATAAAAAAGATCCCCTGCACCGGATTATACGCTGGAAAAGCAGCATCATGGCCCTGAAGGATGTTAAGCAGGGCGAATTTATCAGTTACGGAACCACATTCCAGGCGTCAGCGCACAAAAAGATCGCGGTAATACCCGCCGGTTATGCGCATGGCTACAGCCGTTCGCTCAGTAATTCGGGATCGGTGCTTATCCGGGAACAACGCCTGCCCATCATTGGTATGATCAATATGAATATGCTGATTGCAGACGTTACAGCGATTCCGGATGTGAGTACCGGTGATGAAGTAATTTTAATCGGAGATCAGGGAGAGCTCAGCATCAGTGTGGCCTCCTTCAGTGAACTCAGCAATCAGTTGAATTATGAATTATTGTCAAGGCTTCCAGCCGGAATTTCCCGCCGTGTTGTTCAGTAA